TGAACATGATGAGCATCGGCGAGCTTCTCAGGTGGATTTTCTCGACCCCGGTACAGTTCGTCATAGGGTGGCGATTCTACACCGGGTCATACAAAGCTCTGCGCCACGGTTCGGCCAATATGGATGTTCTGATCGCCTTGGGGACCAACGCCGCCTACTTCTACTCTGTTTACTCGGTGCTGAGAGCCGCGACTTCTCCGAGTTTCAGAGGCACGGACTTCTTTGAGACTAGTTCGATGCTCATTTCATTCATCTTGCTTGGGAAGTATCTTGAGGTTCTGGCGAAGGGAAAGACGTCCGAGGCCATTGCGAAGCTCATGGATTTGGCACCCGAGACGGCAATCTTGTTGACCCTCGATAATGAGGGAAATGTGGTGAGCGAACAAGAGATAGACAGCCGGTTGATACAGAAGAATGACGtgatcaagatcattccgggcTCGAAAGTAGCTTCTGATGGTTTCGTGATTTGGGGACAGAGTCATGTAAACGAGAGCATGATTACAGGAGAAGCGCGGCCTGTGGCGAAGAGGAAAGGGGATGCTGTAATTGGAGGCACCATGAACGAAAACGGCGTCCTGCATATTAAAGCGACTCGGGTAGGCTCGGAGAGTGCTCTTGCACAGATTGTTCGACTCGTGGAATCTGCTCAGATGGCCAAAGCGCCGGTACAGAAATTTGCCGACCGCATATCCAAGGTCTTTGTGCCCCTGGTATGTCAATTACCTAGACTGGTTCACTTATTGGCAAGTGCCACATAAATTTCACTAATTGCACATGGTTTGGCAGGTGATCATCCTTTCGTTTTCGACTTGGCTCGCGTGGTTTTTGGCCGGAAAGTTCCACGGCTACCCAAAATCCTGGATTCCGTCCTCCATGGACAGCTTTCAGCTCGCTCTCCAGTTCGGGATATCAGTGATGGTGATCGCCTGCCCCTGCGCACTGGGGCTTGCGACTCCAACAGCAGTGATGGTCGGGACAGGAGTCGGCGCATCTCGAGGAGTCCTCATTAAAGGAGGCCAAGCACTAGAAAGTGCACACAAGGTTCGCATCCAATACCCTTTCGCGCTTTCAAATTCCGACCATAATCCTAGATAATACTAAACAACCTTAggtccttttaataatttttcgtgTACTACCTTAGCATCTTGAGACTATTGATCGTTGCCGGATATGAAATCTTGTCTTCTGTCCTGTCATCTATCTCCTGATTGTTTAAACGGACGAACTTGGTCAGTAACAACCTTAGTAAGAAGTTGCAAATGTTGTGTCATCCATTACCTTTCTCCGGAACTTATTTGAATTGGTTGATCGTGTCTTCTGTCTCTCGTGGTAATTTGCATCTCGATCCCTTTTCTTTACTCTTCTGCTTCCTCGAAACGGCAGGTTGATTGCATAGTGTTCGACAAGACAGGTACGCTCACGGTCGGAAAGCCCGTGGTGGTCAACACGAGACTCCTAAAGAACCTGGTGCTGAGAGACTTTTATGAGCTGGTTGCTGCAACTGAGGTATGAATCCTCCCATTTTTCCGCTTCTCTAATGTTTTCGAAGGCCAAATTCGTGTCAACTGAGCCGTCAAAGACCCCTCGAACTAACAGATGTTGTATTAGGCGAATAGCGAACATCCATTAGCCAAGGCTGCCGTCGAGTATGCCAAAATGTTCAGGGACGATGAGGAGAATCCCGCCTGGCCTGAAGCCAGCGACTTCGTCTCGGTCCCTGGCCACGGAGTGAAGGCCGTGGTTCGTAATAAGGAGATAATTGTGGGAAACAAGAGCCTGATGTTAGAGCACAACATTGCCATTCCAACAGAAGCAGAAGAGATCCTGGCCGAGACCGAAGGGATGGCACAGACTGGGATACTGGTATCGATAGACCGGGAACTGATTGGAGTCATCGCGATTTCAGACCCGCTGAAACCAGGCGCTCGCGAGGTGATATCTATCCTCAATTCGATGAAAGTGAAGAGCATCATGGTGACCGGCGACAACTGGGGAACTGCGAATTCCATTGCCAAGGACGTCGGCATCGACACTGTGATAGCAGAGGCCAAGCCTGAGCAGAAGGCAGAGAAAGTGAAGGATTTGCAGGTGATTTGACATGCTATTTTCGTCCCTAAGAAGCAAGAATTCGATCAAATAACTTGGGACTCTTTTCCAAGCAGGCATTGTTTGCTTTAAACCATGATTTTTAATATCCACAGGCTTCAGGATACATTGTAGCAATGGTGGGAGACGGCATCAACGACTCGCCGGCGCTCGTGGCCGCGGATGTGGGGATGGCGATCGGCGCAGGCACGGACATAGCCATCGAGGCAGCAGACATTGTGCTCATGAAGAGCAACTTGGAGGACGTCATAACCGCGATCGACCTCTCCAGGACGACGTTCTCCAGGATCCGCCTGAACTACATTTGGGCACTGGGCTACAATGTCCTCGGAATCCCGATCGCCGCCGGGGCTCTCTTCCCTTCAACGGGGTTCCGCCTGCCTCCTTGGATCGCGGGTGCCGCAATGGCCGCCTCGTCAGTCAGCGTCGTCTGCTGCTCGCTCCTGCTGAAGAAGTACAGGAGGCCGAAGCAGCTCGACAACCTTCAGATACATGGAATAACAGTGAACTGATGACGCACCAGGTTGTCTGGTTTTGATGAATGCCTGGGGATGAATCTGTTCAGGAATAAATTTTGCAGCCAGTTTATTTGGGTTGAATTAGTCAGCTGGATGTAATTGTACATATGTGGCAGTGTTGTCTGGGATTCCTATGAAGAGTTGGTGTGTCTTTGAGCAGTGAAATGTGTCATCTTCGAGTTCTCTCAATGTGAATAAACAACTCCTTTGCTGTTGTTGGCCtcttctgattctgattctgattctgattctgattcttaCCATAGTTCTAAAATCATTTGCACCACCTTGAAAGTGTAGAAAAAACATCAACATTCAAGTGCACAGTGGTTAGTCAAGACCCTGCATTTCGAGGGACATGGTTTGCCCATTTGCGTTGAGGGCGTGCTCCGATGGATAGCTTAGCGAAACTCGGCATCATGACGGTCAAACCGGCAGCTTGATCGCCTCAGGTTCTGCGTAAACCGTGAGCGGCGTCAGCAACAGAAGACGCAGAAGTTCAATCTGGGGCGACGGCTCGGAAGCTCGATCTGGGACCGGGGGTGCTGTACTGGTTGGTAGCAAAGAGACTCGTGAAGTTTGAGCCTCTTGCCCCGAAATATTCCAGGCCTCCTCTCTTTGAGATTCCAATGCCAACTTTGATTCCATAAACATCGGCCTCGGCGAAATTAATAtgttccccttcatgaatcatCATGACTATGaacacaaaataataataatgataataatattCAGTAATTTCAAAATCACCACGTCACCAGCCTACATGGTGTGCGCGAGCCTAATCAGCTCCATTCAAAATGCGACACGTGTCTTCTAACATGACTgattggaaaattaaaaaaaaaaaaaaaggaaacggacggctttcttttctctctcctccggtTGGCGGGCAGAcagaaaaagaagcagcaacGAATGCTCACATTGAAATCACCGAATATTTTCTCCTGAAGCACAGCAAGATCAAGTCTTTTTCCCATGAAAATCAGTTTAAATACTATCTTGTGGCATTGGATTGTCTCACCATAGTACCATTACACGTTGAAGGTGGTCCATGTTCTTGATGCCAAATGGGTGACGGGTCCTATGACTAGCAATACATTagtgcaaaaatgaaaaacaatttgGGAATATCTAAATGATTAAACGTTCGTACGTCGCGTAATCTACAGAGTTTTTGTATCGAATCGATGTTATTCATTGATGGGAAATAATGATTTTTAGTGGTTAAACAAACTATTTTATTTGGTATATTGCTAGAGATCGAATTCATCCGTAAACATCATCTATCTTAAGAGTGAATAAttcatttcttcaatttttcttaaaaatttaaacacAGTTCCATTTTGAACATATTTTATTTACACGGTAAGTGATTTTGGATGATAAAACCTTTGAATGACAACCAGAGAAAGCACGATTCAAATCACCTAAGCTTTACACGGTGGAATGCAGGCTCGTCACTAGTGGAACACAAGCAGAGGAAAGACCTGGGTAACTTGGAATCCCTACCTATTAAATGGCAACCTCTCCACCCCTTGGAGCTCTCACGCTCAACGTCGACGGCTCAATCATCTCGGGACAAGCTACTGATGCCATCGCTGGCCTCTTTCGCGACGATAAGGGCAGATGCATCGATGGTTTTGCGCAATCTGTCAACGCTGCTGACCCTGAACAAGTTGAAGCCCTAACATGTCAACAAGCTATGAAAATTTGTTGTCGATCGCATTGCCCAGGACGGTGCTGACCTCAATACGTCAACAATACATGGTTGCCATTGAATCTGACTGCAAGAATGCAA
This sequence is a window from Rhodamnia argentea isolate NSW1041297 chromosome 3, ASM2092103v1, whole genome shotgun sequence. Protein-coding genes within it:
- the LOC115746414 gene encoding probable copper-transporting ATPase HMA5; protein product: MAAAKLFALTCIRKESHGDLSPRPHYPSMPRIPRGASADGKDAAGETSEARAVLSVVGMTCSACAGSVEKAVKRLPGIREAVVDVLNGRAQVLYYPSFVNEETIRETIEDVGFQAALIKDEMSERTTQLCRIRINGMTCTSCSSTVEAALQAVQGVLKAQVALATEEAQVQFDPRATNLGLLLKTIEDTGFEAILVSTGEDVSNIHLKVEGVRTDNSMRILENSLQALPGVEEIDTDPELRKFTLSYKPDLTGPRSFIEVIESTGSGRFKAAIFPQGEGGRESYRQEEIKQYYRSFQWSLVFTVPVFLLSMVFMYIPGIKHGLDTKIVNMMSIGELLRWIFSTPVQFVIGWRFYTGSYKALRHGSANMDVLIALGTNAAYFYSVYSVLRAATSPSFRGTDFFETSSMLISFILLGKYLEVLAKGKTSEAIAKLMDLAPETAILLTLDNEGNVVSEQEIDSRLIQKNDVIKIIPGSKVASDGFVIWGQSHVNESMITGEARPVAKRKGDAVIGGTMNENGVLHIKATRVGSESALAQIVRLVESAQMAKAPVQKFADRISKVFVPLVIILSFSTWLAWFLAGKFHGYPKSWIPSSMDSFQLALQFGISVMVIACPCALGLATPTAVMVGTGVGASRGVLIKGGQALESAHKVDCIVFDKTGTLTVGKPVVVNTRLLKNLVLRDFYELVAATEANSEHPLAKAAVEYAKMFRDDEENPAWPEASDFVSVPGHGVKAVVRNKEIIVGNKSLMLEHNIAIPTEAEEILAETEGMAQTGILVSIDRELIGVIAISDPLKPGAREVISILNSMKVKSIMVTGDNWGTANSIAKDVGIDTVIAEAKPEQKAEKVKDLQASGYIVAMVGDGINDSPALVAADVGMAIGAGTDIAIEAADIVLMKSNLEDVITAIDLSRTTFSRIRLNYIWALGYNVLGIPIAAGALFPSTGFRLPPWIAGAAMAASSVSVVCCSLLLKKYRRPKQLDNLQIHGITVN